Genomic window (Streptomyces sp. TG1A-60):
CCGGCTCGGTGAGGGTGTACTCGACCCGCGGCGGCACGGTGGGATGCACCTTCCGGTCGACCAGGCCATTGCGCTCCAGCATGCGCAGGTTCTGGGTGAGCATCTTGTGGCTGACGCCCTCGACCTCGTTTCGCAGCTCGCTGAAGCGTAGGGTGCGCTCGCCGAGCGCCTCGATGATCAGGAGCGCCCACTTGTTGGCGACGTCCGAGAAGATCTCCCGCGCCAGGGAGTCTGCGCGCCGCAGGTCAGCGTCCTCGGGCAGGCCCTTGAGCAGTTGCTTGGTCACCATCAGGTTCCTCAGTCACCGAAAAGTGCGTTCTTCCAGGTCAACCGTCACTCTCCTATAGTTTCCGAGTAACTACAAGAGAGCAGACCGGAAGGGTGAGCACCGTGGACACCATTGATGTCTTCAATTACAACGTGCCGGCCGAGAGCGACTTCGGCTACTCACAGGCGATCAGGTCCGGCGAGCTGATCCACGTCTCTGGACAGCTCTCGTTCGATGAGGCAGGCGAGTTCCTCTACGCGGGCGACTTCGCCGCCCAGCTCAAGCAGACCTACGCCAACATGGACAAGGTCCTGGACCACTACGGCGCCACCCGGAACCAGGTCGTCTCGCAGACCCTGTACGTGGTGAACCTGCGGCAGAATGCCGCGGCGACGGCGGAGGGCAACCTGAGGTACTTCGGCGACCACCGCCCGGCCAGCACGGTCTTGGGCATCACTGAACTGACCTTGCCCGGCCAGGTCATCGAAATCAGCTTCGTCATCGACACGAAACTGCCCGCTTGATGTCCCGTCTCATTTGATCTTGCCCACGGCCGACGCTGTGACCAGGGGTGATACAAAGAGGGGTGAGACGGATCTTTGGCGGAGTCTCAGCCCGGATCCACCGGCTGACGTCTGTGGACAACTTCTCCGGGAACAAGGAAGAGCCTTGTGACCTGCGATGATGGGAGTTCTTGAGGCTTCCAGCACGCACGATGACAAGGCTCTTCCGAGATGCAATCTTCCCATGCCGCCGTCCATGTCTGCGCACTCTTCGACGAGCCGAATCTGATCGCGGATGCGGGACTGCTTCCGCTGGTCGCGCTCGCCGAGCGGGTCGGCCTGCCCGGTCTGGCCGCCCAGGTCCGCATCGAGGCTGCCGACAACAGCGGCGGTGCGTATCCGGCGGCCAAGGTGATGTCGCTGCTGGGCGCGATGTGCTCGGGGGCCGACTCCATCGATGATGCCGACCGGCTGCGGCACGGCGCGATGGACCGGGTCTTCGCCGGGATACGCGCCCCGTCCACGCTGGGCACCTTCCTGCGCTCCTTCACCCACGGCCACAACCGGCAACTCCACCGGGTGCACCGGGAGTTCCTGGCCCGCCTCGCGACCCACACCCCGCTGCTTCCCGGCGCCGGGCAGCTGATGTTCATCGATATCGACCCCACCCACCGCCGGGTCTACGGCCGGGCCAAGCAAGGCGCCGAGCACGGGCGCCTGAAGGGGCAGCGCACCCTGCACCCGATCGTGGCCACCCTGTCCACCCCGCTCGCCCGGCCGGTGATCGGTGCGGTCCGCCTGCGCCGCGGCAAGGCGGCCGATGTCCGCGGCGCGAAAAGCTTCGTCGCCCAGGCCCTGGCCATCGCGAAGGACGCGGGCGGAACCGGAATCCGGATGGTGCGGGCGGACAGCAAGTTCTACACCGCCGATGTGGCCGCCGCCTGCCACAGGGCCGGTGCCCACTTCTCCCTGACCACGGGCATGAACCCCTCCGTCGCCGCCGCGATCGGCCGCATCGCCGAGGACGCCTGGGTCCCGATCCGCTACCCCGAGGCGTTCGTGGATCCCGACACCGGCGAGATGGTCTCCGACGCCGAGGTCACCGAGACCGAGTACACCGCGTTCACCGGACGCAAGAAGGCCGAGCAGGTCACCGCCCGTCTGATCGTGCGCCGGGTGCGACGCCTGAACCCGCAAGCAGCCACCGGGCAGGGCGAGCTGTTCGACTCCTGGCGCTACCACCCCGTCTTCACCAATAGCCCCTTCGGCATGCTTCAGGCCGAACTGCACCACCGGCAACACGCCGTCGTGGAACAGGCGATCGCGGACGGGAAGTCCTCCGCGCTCGCCCACCTGCCCTCGGGAAACTTCCAGGCGAACGCCGCCTGGCTGACCCTGTGGGCCATGTCGCACAACCTGCTGCGGGCCGCCGGCGCCCTGGCCTCGGCCTTCCACGCCAAGGCCACCACCTCCACCCTGCGCGCCCACCTGATCCACGTCCCCGCCCGACTCGCCCGCACCGCGAGGACCAAGCTGACCGCCCACCTGCCCGCCAACTGGCCCTGGCAGGGCGCCTACCAGGACTTGTTCGAAGCCGTCCACCACTCGCCATCGACACCCTGACGGCCTCCATCGACACCGCACACTGACGGCCGCACCGGCCACCGGCGACACCACCACCGCCCCAGCCCCGACTCGAAAGACACCTCGGACAGGCCGCGACCCGAGCGCGGCGGGCGCTGCACGCCCTCGAACCCGTGCCCCACACCACCATCAGCCCTCGGCGAGAAATCGGACCTCGGAAACATCAGCCGGTGGATCCGGGCTCAGCTGGTGTTGTCTCCCAGTAGCACTTCCACAGGGTTGTCTCACTTGACGTTGTCGGTCATTCGTCTTCGATCGCCGTGCGTCGGCGGAAGGCGGCCTGGCGGCAGCGCCCGAGCAGTAGCGAGCGTCATGACGTCGATCCGTGCC
Coding sequences:
- a CDS encoding helix-turn-helix domain-containing protein, which gives rise to MVTKQLLKGLPEDADLRRADSLAREIFSDVANKWALLIIEALGERTLRFSELRNEVEGVSHKMLTQNLRMLERNGLVDRKVHPTVPPRVEYTLTEPGRALRTAVDAICGWTHQHLGHIESARGRFDA
- a CDS encoding RidA family protein, producing MDTIDVFNYNVPAESDFGYSQAIRSGELIHVSGQLSFDEAGEFLYAGDFAAQLKQTYANMDKVLDHYGATRNQVVSQTLYVVNLRQNAAATAEGNLRYFGDHRPASTVLGITELTLPGQVIEISFVIDTKLPA
- a CDS encoding IS1380 family transposase; amino-acid sequence: MQSSHAAVHVCALFDEPNLIADAGLLPLVALAERVGLPGLAAQVRIEAADNSGGAYPAAKVMSLLGAMCSGADSIDDADRLRHGAMDRVFAGIRAPSTLGTFLRSFTHGHNRQLHRVHREFLARLATHTPLLPGAGQLMFIDIDPTHRRVYGRAKQGAEHGRLKGQRTLHPIVATLSTPLARPVIGAVRLRRGKAADVRGAKSFVAQALAIAKDAGGTGIRMVRADSKFYTADVAAACHRAGAHFSLTTGMNPSVAAAIGRIAEDAWVPIRYPEAFVDPDTGEMVSDAEVTETEYTAFTGRKKAEQVTARLIVRRVRRLNPQAATGQGELFDSWRYHPVFTNSPFGMLQAELHHRQHAVVEQAIADGKSSALAHLPSGNFQANAAWLTLWAMSHNLLRAAGALASAFHAKATTSTLRAHLIHVPARLARTARTKLTAHLPANWPWQGAYQDLFEAVHHSPSTP